CATACAAAATCGGAATGCCGAGTCTTGTTGAGAGCGCGCCGGTTTGGTAGGAATCGACCAGATCTGCCCACTTATCGCGCGTGCTGTCCGTTTGTTTGCCATTAGGGAACGAACCGCCCCCGCTGAGCACCGAGCCCAAGTAATAATTTTGTACATCTTCAGGCGTAACGGATGCGCGTTCAGCCTGAACCATTTGACCGACCTTCTCGTCGATCGTCATTTTGGACAATAAATCCTCCACGCGCTGCTCCACTGGCTTCGAGCTATCCCAATATGCGGTGAGCTCTGAAGCGGATTGTGCACCGGATTCAGCAGCCAAAGCCGTTAGTCCTGACAGCGATGAGCTGAGCATGATGCCAGCTGACAGAACGGATAATTTGCGTTTCCACATTCTCATGTGTAACCTCCTCTTGTATGTTGGAATCCCCGGGACCGGGTTAACCCTTCACCGCACCTGCGGTGACGCCCCTGGTGATTTGATCCGTGAACAACAAATACATCAAGATCGACGGAATTGCGATGATCGCCAATACGGCAAACTGCGCGCCATAGTTCGAAGAATACTGCCCCATGAAATACACGACGGCAAACGGAAGCGTCCGTAAGGTATCCTTGTCGATATAAGTAACAGCCATAATGAATTCGTTCCAGCAGTTCAGAAAGGCAAGAACAGCAACAGTCGCAATAGCCGGCTTCAATAGCGGCAGGATGATTTGTACAATCATCCCGGGAATGCCGAGCCCGTCCATGACGGCGGCTTCTTCGAGCGCACGTGGAATCGTTTCCAGAAAACCCGTGATGATGAACAGGCTAACCGGAATCGCGAATGCAGCATAAGGCAAAATGAGTGACAGATACGAATTCAGAATGCCTGTTTCTTTGAAAAGAATAAAATTAGGCAGCAAAGTGGAGTAGATCGGAACGATCATGCCCGCCATGATGAAAGAAAAACAAACGCCCCGCAGCTTCCAACGCATCCTTGTAAAGGCGTATCCCATCGGAATGGAGCAGGCAATGATCAATCCAATGGATAGGAAGACTACGAGCAAGCTGTTCATAAACAGCAGCGTAATATGTGCTCCCTTAAACGCATCCGCGTAGTTCCTCCACATAGGAGGATTCGGCCATTTCAGAATGCTGGAGCCAAAGAAATCCCCGCTTCTCAACAGTGAAAAGTTAAGCAGCCATACCAGCGGAAACAGCTCTGCCAAGACAAGGAACGTCATCAACACAACAAACAGCAGACGGGGAAGCGATCGAGTTCTCATTTCAATATTCACCTACATCTTTCTGAAGCGCACGATTCAGCAGTACCGTCATGATCAGACAGATCAACACGAGCAGGATGGATAAGGCATTTCCATACCCGTACAAGCCCTCCCGAAATGCTTTGGAATATAAGTAGGTCGATAAAAATTGTGTGCTGTCGGCTGGGCCGCCTCC
This genomic window from Paenibacillus hexagrammi contains:
- a CDS encoding carbohydrate ABC transporter permease, with protein sequence MRTRSLPRLLFVVLMTFLVLAELFPLVWLLNFSLLRSGDFFGSSILKWPNPPMWRNYADAFKGAHITLLFMNSLLVVFLSIGLIIACSIPMGYAFTRMRWKLRGVCFSFIMAGMIVPIYSTLLPNFILFKETGILNSYLSLILPYAAFAIPVSLFIITGFLETIPRALEEAAVMDGLGIPGMIVQIILPLLKPAIATVAVLAFLNCWNEFIMAVTYIDKDTLRTLPFAVVYFMGQYSSNYGAQFAVLAIIAIPSILMYLLFTDQITRGVTAGAVKG